The Miscanthus floridulus cultivar M001 chromosome 17, ASM1932011v1, whole genome shotgun sequence genome has a window encoding:
- the LOC136516640 gene encoding calmodulin calcium-dependent NAD kinase-like isoform X1 — MRDEATGSAAELLAPRMLVSASSRVQELERFSHYVARQIGFDDVKECPHLCTLAYDYLRKNKGYEENIFAFFQNNMDPEPLIVKFIEELDKCIVGYFSFHWKYATYIITQVLTVEGATKRKFKSFVLEATREQRFERVTRNLKVTRFFSTLVEELKAIGLSSRNDSPRNDVMVPVAHCNRSPVLLLMGGGMGAGKSTVLKDILKEAFWSGAAVNSVIVEADAFKETDVIYRAISSRGHHNDMLQTAELVHQSSLDAASSLLVTALNEGRDVIMDGTLSWEPFVQQTIAMARAVHRQRYRMGRGYKVTDDGAITEEYWDPVENSNTDEENEVPARKPYRIELVGVVCDAYLAVVRGIRRAVVTGRAVRVKSQLQSHKRFATAFNSYCSLVDNARLYSTNTLGVPKLIGWKDGESSLLVDPEEIGCLDRLRSLNEEANCVHELYADGQPTGGSSSAWQDLVMSPLRASSQWELKAAIERNEARFNPA, encoded by the exons atgaggGACGAGGCGACGGGCTCcgcggcggagctgctggcgccgCGGATGCTGGTGTCCGCCTCCAGCCGCGTCCAGGAGCTCGAGAGGTTCTCGCATTACGTCG CTAGGCAAATTGGCTTTGACGATGTGAAGGAATGCCCCCACCTGTGCACGCTAGCTTACGATTATCTCAGGAAGAATAAGGGCTATGAAGAGAACATTTTTGCATTCTTCCAGAATAACATGGATCCTGAGCCCCTGATTGTGAAGTTTATCGAGGAGCTTGACAAATGTATAGTTGGCTACTTCTCCTTCCATTGGAAATATGCCACTTACATAATTACCCAG GTTCTCACTGTAGAAGGTGCGACTAAAAGAAAGTTCAAGAGTTTTGTGTTAGAGGCCACCAG GGAACagagattcgagagagtgacaagAAACTTGAAGGTTACAAGGTTTTTCTCCACATTGGTGGAGGAACTGAAGGCCATAGGACTATCTAGCCGTAATGATTCTCCACGGAATGATGTGATGGTTCCAGTAGCACACTGCAATCGCAGCCCGGTTTTACTCCTGATGGGTGGTGGGATGGGAGCTGGCAAGAGCACTGTACTTAAAGATATCCTTAAGGA AGCATTTTGGTCTGGAGCAGCAGTGAATTCAGTGATTGTGGAGGCAGATGCATTCAAGGAAACTGATGTAATCTACCGAGCCATTAGCTCTAGAGGCCACCACAATGACATGCTGCAGACTGCAGAGCTG GTGCACCAGTCATCCTTGGACGCAGCCTCCTCGCTCCTCGTCACTGCACTCAACGAAGGCCGGGATGTGATCATGGATGGCACTCTGTCATGGGAGCCGTTCGTGCAGCAAACGATAGCCATGGCCAGAGCCGTGCACAGGCAGCGGTACCGCATGGGACGCGGCTACAAGGTCACAGATGATGGGGCAATAACCGAGGAGTACTGGGATCCAGTTGAGAACTCTAATACTGATGAGGAGAACGAAGTACCAGCAAGGAAGCCTTACCGGATCGAGCTCGTTGGTGTGGTCTGTGATGCATATCTAGCAGTTGTCAGGGGAATCAG GAGAGCTGTAGTCACTGGGAGGGCAGTGAGGGTGAAGTCACAGCTGCAGTCTCACAAGCGATTCGCTACAGCTTTCAACAGTTACTGCAGCCTTGTCGACAACGCAAGGCTCTACAGCACCAACACCTTGGGTGTTCCCAAG TTAATAGGATGGAAGGATGGCGAGAGCAGCTTATTGGTGGATCCCGAAGAAATTGGCTGCTTGGACAGACTAAGAAGTTTGAACGAGGAGGCCAACTGCGTCCATGAGCTATACGCCGATGGTCAACCGACAGGAGGCTCGTCGTCAGCCTGGCAGGACTTGGTCATGTCGCCGTTGAGGGCATCGTCGCAGTGGGAGCTCAAGGCTGCCATCGAAAGGAACGAGGCACGCTTCAATCCTGCATAG
- the LOC136516640 gene encoding calmodulin calcium-dependent NAD kinase-like isoform X2 produces the protein MDPEPLIVKFIEELDKCIVGYFSFHWKYATYIITQVLTVEGATKRKFKSFVLEATREQRFERVTRNLKVTRFFSTLVEELKAIGLSSRNDSPRNDVMVPVAHCNRSPVLLLMGGGMGAGKSTVLKDILKEAFWSGAAVNSVIVEADAFKETDVIYRAISSRGHHNDMLQTAELVHQSSLDAASSLLVTALNEGRDVIMDGTLSWEPFVQQTIAMARAVHRQRYRMGRGYKVTDDGAITEEYWDPVENSNTDEENEVPARKPYRIELVGVVCDAYLAVVRGIRRAVVTGRAVRVKSQLQSHKRFATAFNSYCSLVDNARLYSTNTLGVPKLIGWKDGESSLLVDPEEIGCLDRLRSLNEEANCVHELYADGQPTGGSSSAWQDLVMSPLRASSQWELKAAIERNEARFNPA, from the exons ATGGATCCTGAGCCCCTGATTGTGAAGTTTATCGAGGAGCTTGACAAATGTATAGTTGGCTACTTCTCCTTCCATTGGAAATATGCCACTTACATAATTACCCAG GTTCTCACTGTAGAAGGTGCGACTAAAAGAAAGTTCAAGAGTTTTGTGTTAGAGGCCACCAG GGAACagagattcgagagagtgacaagAAACTTGAAGGTTACAAGGTTTTTCTCCACATTGGTGGAGGAACTGAAGGCCATAGGACTATCTAGCCGTAATGATTCTCCACGGAATGATGTGATGGTTCCAGTAGCACACTGCAATCGCAGCCCGGTTTTACTCCTGATGGGTGGTGGGATGGGAGCTGGCAAGAGCACTGTACTTAAAGATATCCTTAAGGA AGCATTTTGGTCTGGAGCAGCAGTGAATTCAGTGATTGTGGAGGCAGATGCATTCAAGGAAACTGATGTAATCTACCGAGCCATTAGCTCTAGAGGCCACCACAATGACATGCTGCAGACTGCAGAGCTG GTGCACCAGTCATCCTTGGACGCAGCCTCCTCGCTCCTCGTCACTGCACTCAACGAAGGCCGGGATGTGATCATGGATGGCACTCTGTCATGGGAGCCGTTCGTGCAGCAAACGATAGCCATGGCCAGAGCCGTGCACAGGCAGCGGTACCGCATGGGACGCGGCTACAAGGTCACAGATGATGGGGCAATAACCGAGGAGTACTGGGATCCAGTTGAGAACTCTAATACTGATGAGGAGAACGAAGTACCAGCAAGGAAGCCTTACCGGATCGAGCTCGTTGGTGTGGTCTGTGATGCATATCTAGCAGTTGTCAGGGGAATCAG GAGAGCTGTAGTCACTGGGAGGGCAGTGAGGGTGAAGTCACAGCTGCAGTCTCACAAGCGATTCGCTACAGCTTTCAACAGTTACTGCAGCCTTGTCGACAACGCAAGGCTCTACAGCACCAACACCTTGGGTGTTCCCAAG TTAATAGGATGGAAGGATGGCGAGAGCAGCTTATTGGTGGATCCCGAAGAAATTGGCTGCTTGGACAGACTAAGAAGTTTGAACGAGGAGGCCAACTGCGTCCATGAGCTATACGCCGATGGTCAACCGACAGGAGGCTCGTCGTCAGCCTGGCAGGACTTGGTCATGTCGCCGTTGAGGGCATCGTCGCAGTGGGAGCTCAAGGCTGCCATCGAAAGGAACGAGGCACGCTTCAATCCTGCATAG